One region of Theileria equi strain WA chromosome 4 map unlocalized gcontig_1105316255039, whole genome shotgun sequence genomic DNA includes:
- a CDS encoding signal peptide containing protein (encoded by transcript BEWA_054220A) — MMTPVSRLLVLSMLAKYALASNEDNLTDYMDVDFDPLDLKNTKIPVTLDISKGIPKEVAATLSVGLPISFTYIIKPGYRRTHRIGKIADDDEVIIEDNEMNSNRFAFYFGTDSGREYIRVFNVISLSSGSIIHIDEFSRETTDLVYKRIFRKPVDLDLLSQNYNELINVSVLSDTNHTEGITGCFTIKPEASLSAIIGAVSYGGYTIEDRVDGLIYRKVIWEGGLNNPKITIISRYNDSSETKQTFVRGEQGFILLI, encoded by the coding sequence ATGATGACCCCCGTATCTCGATTACTCGTCCTTTCCATGCTTGCCAAATATGCATTGGCATCCAATGAAGACAATCTCACCGATTATATGGACGTTGATTTTGACCCCCTAGACTTGAAGAATACAAAGATTCCCGTTACtttggacatttcaaaGGGCATCCCAAAGGAAGTAGCAGCCACGCTATCCGTAGGACTGCCCATTTCCTTCACGTACATAATAAAACCAGGGTATAGAAGGACCCACAGAATTGGCAAAATTGCAGACGATGACGAAGTAATCATTGAAGACAATGAAATGAATTCTAACAGGTTTGCCTTTTACTTTGGTACCGACAGCGGCAGAGAGTACATTAGGGTTTTTAACGTCATAAGCCTCTCTAGTGGATCCATAATTCATATTGATGAGTTTTCAAGAGAAACTACCGACTTGGTCTACAAGAGGATCTTTAGAAAGCCTGTCGATCTCGATCTTCTTTCTCAAAATTACAACGAGTTAATAAACGTCAGTGTACTCTCCGATACAAATCATACGGAAGGAATCACAGGGTGTTTTACCATAAAACCAGAAGCGTCATTATCCGCAATCATTGGTGCAGTTTCGTACGGTGGATATACAATTGAGGATAGAGTGGATGGGCTCATATACAGGAAAGTCATCTGGGAAGGCGGGCTGAATAACCCAAAGATTACCATTATTTCAAGATATAACGATTCTTCagaaacaaaacaaacttttgtAAGAGGCGAACAAGGCTTCATACTACTCATTTGA
- a CDS encoding hypothetical protein (encoded by transcript BEWA_054240A): MTDNNGCTVSAYSPYQYVAVNIGNNYSNTVYADNCKHVIRISKKNDKPAAGYKEYVHTLPKGNWNSGSYYLGGIHHNGAQQTGFIDIRWCHTDVAVYYWKHDDGNFCPLLIRVIKTWWSWNSDYYYEYYIPTGINTNNWTKLSKENNVHSGLSTISTTFKNVVALKLDASGNTYYANGDPSQPPSYNSDVKIKVTGPTNVHTNYNKYTHTLVRGGPMRIVCTKHKGKHRPFKESVLGTTYDSASVYYSNKDDGHAKPLILELGIGDNTFYKLYGEKWIHNPSITTGNLRQNLENLSGAHIIDVSETKNTYPCTSPGCNTYIKVDSHPENGHNYTRYRHHINGSEKFSVSSFIGSGSKLQTGLSSPTGINEVYVYWYPTNSDPKPLLINFLDKWYKKTKVANEWREVADEATKPTSADEKDKISGLLQKIKKETEEKGETSELDQGSQDQAEEVSGPSTLPIILWSTLGSGLSGTAIGLAVWKWPNILSFLITRM, from the coding sequence ATGACAGATAATAATGGATGTACGGTCAGTGCCTACAGCCCGTATCAATATGTAGCTGTCAATATCGGTAACAACTATTCTAATACAGTCTATGCAGACAACTGTAAACATGTCATTAGGATTAGcaaaaagaatgataaaCCTGCTGCAGGCTATAAGGAGTATGTTCATACACTTCCAAAAGGTAATTGGAATTCAGGATCTTATTACCTAGGTGGCATTCATCACAATGGAGCTCAACAAACTGGATTTATAGATATCAGATGGTGCCATACGGATGTTGCGGTCTACTATTGGAAACATGATGATGGTAATTTCTGTCCCTTACTCATTAGAGTAATAAAAACATGGTGGTCTTGGAATAGCGATTATTACTATGAGTATTACATTCCTACGGgtataaatacaaataatTGGACCAAACTTAGTAAAGAAAACAATGTTCATAGTGGACTTTCAACAATCAGTACGacctttaaaaatgtagttgCTCTAAAGTTGGATGCTTCTGGAAACACTTACTATGCCAATGGAGATCCAAGCCAACCTCCATCCTATAATTCAGATGTTAAGATAAAAGTTACTGGACCAACAAATGTACATACAAATTACAACAAATACACTCACACCCTTGTAAGAGGTGGACCTATGAGGATTGTATGCACAAAACATAAAGGAAAACATAGACCATTCAAAGAATCTGTGCTTGGTACTACGTATGATAGTGCCTCGGTATATTACTCCAATAAGGATGATGGACATGCTAAACCCCTCATTCTGGAGCTTGGCATTGGTGATAATACATTTTACAAACTCTACGGTGAGAAGTGGATTCATAATCCTAGTATAACAACTGGTAACTTGAGGCAAAATCTAGAAAACCTGAGTGGAGCACATATAATAGATGTTTCAGAGACTAAAAACACATACCCATGTACTTCTCCTGGTTGCAATACTTATATTAAGGTAGATAGTCATCCAGAGAATGGTCACAATTACACTAGATACAGACATCACATTAATGGAAGTGAAAAATTTTCTGTTTCCTCCTTTATTGGATCTGGTAGCAAACTTCAAACGGGtctttcttctccaacTGGTATAAATGAGGTTTACGTATACTGGTATCCAACAAATTCGGACCCCAAACCACTACTCATTAACTTCTTAGATaaatggtacaagaaaACAAAAGTAGCTAATGAATGGAGAGAAGTGGCAGATGAGGCTACTAAGCCTACTAGTgctgatgaaaaggataagaTTTCTGGACTTCTCCAGAAAATTAAGAAAGAAACTGAGGAAAAAGGGGAAACTAGCGAACTAGATCAAGGATCTCAAGACCAAGCCGAGGAGGTTTCTGGTCCATCAACCCTTCCTATTATATTATGGAGTACCTTAGGAAGTGGACTTAGCGGAACTGCCATAGGTCTTGCCGTATGGAAATGGCCTAATATACTCTCATTTCTAATCACTCGTATGTAG
- a CDS encoding replication factor RFC1 C terminal domain containing protein (encoded by transcript BEWA_054210A): protein MDIRSFFSKKGVDPKSEEPKKLKSAPKPKTKPEKEETVEASTVKRKRLAKKIINSDSDDDFGSTDARVVAESTSKTPSGPESLKEEHTLDSKGDYTPQDSSNSINNASGDSTVRTWILNELKLKDPEKAEDLDKDNCSADNIQTDIQYWLNGDKKLVDPSTMVKKEEKKGKNVDIDSYVMGLGVKTPKDTGLEREGGSVKKESPKPKEPHEVIEIDASPASKSPVKSPKKTSSRVQSPKSKASPAAKTKANTPKKQVVAAPAEEVTLFSDNDPEEPEEILIDSSATTSPAKKSPTHKRTNSEPANSPKAKKGRVTTPKNAHNVTSSSLPHTLNEESLKGSTIIGKKFVFTGELDNIDRYKAASKVQEFGGIVVSGVSGVTNYLVCGEKLEDGRPYTTGTKYKKACDFLKAGKDIKIIKEDEFLKLIGWDNEEFASTKPEVEEAPKTREKPKEELNSSKPTVSATHAQESSYLPLTEKYRPKTLADLIGNKKSIDKLCDWLATWDKVHKKGIKNPVKRIGYKVENVNSKCALLSGSPGIGKTTCAKLVAEHFKYTCVEFNASDFRSKAAIEKIALMATGGQTLGSTGVSNTLILLDEVDGISSGDRGGIPAVLSLIDSTKCPIICVCNDKSFQKMSGLVNKCYDIKFSSPTEDQFAARVRRICTIEKIEIPEKRLSELYEQSNGDLRYTLNYIQFGHSVNFEGASFVHAKDENYALNPFESCGRIFNAQSKTFTKKLMEISELFFSDFNLMPLMLQENYLKYLGGIKGGLPLMSKLSVIYIYADMVDKSIKTNQVYSLLPDLASLSAVIPSLEIAKAEGTAKERLAFPQWLGKNSTTTKNRRIMSELGMNLASISTVNGSNLVVDGYLDLIYKAVMSHLADDNVEQAADAITSYGLTRELVVEGITSLRLKSQDDLYGKVESKVKAKLTRKMSNQAIKVARRAEDGEEDPMLKTNVTKKKKRS from the coding sequence ATGGACATTCGTTCCTTTTTCTCCAAAAAGGGCGTAGATCCAAAGTCAGAAGAGCCTAAAAAGCTCAAAAGTGCGCCGAAACCAAAGACGAAAcctgaaaaggaagagacgGTGGAGGCTTCTACTGTTAAACGCAAGAGGTTGGCAAAGAAGATTATAAATTCAGATTCAGACGATGATTTTGGTTCTACTGACGCACGTGTAGTCGCAGAGAGTACCAGCAAGACACCTTCTGGCCCAGAGTCTttaaaggaagaacacACACTGGACTCCAAAGGCGATTATACGCCTCAAGATTCCTCAAATAGTATCAATAATGCATCTGGAGACTCTACAGTGAGGACATGGATACTGAACGAGCTGAAGCTCAAGGACCCGGAGAAGGCTGAAGACTTGGACAAGGACAACTGCAGCGCGGATAACATCCAAACGGACATTCAGTACTGGCTAAATGGAGACAAGAAGCTTGTTGACCCATCTACCATGgtaaagaaggaagagaagaaggggaagaatgtggacaTTGACAGTTATGTCATGGGACTAGGTGTCAAGACGCCAAAGGATACAGGACTTGAACGTGAAGGTGGATCGGTAAAGAAAGAGTCTCCAAAACCAAAGGAACCGCATGAGGTAATAGAAATCGATGCAAGTCCTGCTTCCAAGAGTCCAGTTAAAAGTCCAAAGAAGACCTCGTCACGAGTTCAGAGCCCAAAGTCCAAGGCCAGCCCCGCCGCTAAAACGAAAGCaaatactccaaagaagcAGGTTGTAGCTGCTCCAGCGGAAGAGGTGACTTTATTCTCCGATAACGACCCAGAGGAGCCTGAGGAGATTTTAATCGACTCTTCTGCTACTACATCCCCTGCGAAAAAGTCTCCAACTCACAAAAGAACAAATTCTGAACCTGCTAATTCCCCCAAGGCTAAAAAGGGACGTGTAACGACCCCTAAAAATGCTCACAACGTTACGAGTTCATCTCTCCCTCACACATTAaatgaagaatctctaaagGGCTCCACAATAATTGGCAAGAAATTTGTCTTCACTGGGGAACTAGACAATATTGACAGATACAAGGCTGCATCAAAAGTGCAAGAATTTGGTGGAATTGTGGTTTCAGGAGTTAGCGGAGTAACAAATTACCTCGTTTGTGGAGAAAAGCTCGAAGACGGAAGGCCTTACACAACGGGAACAAAGTACAAGAAGGCCTGCGATTTCCTAAAGGCTGGAAAGGACATTAAGATTAtaaaggaggatgaattcCTGAAGCTCATTGGATGGGATAATGAGGAATTTGCATCTACTAAACCAGAGGTAGAAGAGGCCCCCAAGACTAGAGAAAAACCAAAGGAAGAGTTGAATTCATCTAAACCCACGGTTTCTGCTACACATGCGCAGGAGTCATCTTATTTACCGCTTACGGAAAAGTATAGACCAAAGACACTGGCCGACCTCATAGGAAATAAAAAGTCGATTGACAAGCTCTGCGACTGGTTAGCGACCTGGGACAAGGTGCACAAAAAGGGCATCAAGAACCCCGTAAAGAGAATTGGATACAAGgttgaaaatgtaaattcCAAATGCGCTCTACTTAGCGGTTCTCCTGGTATTGGAAAGACCACTTGTGCAAAGCTTGTGGCTGAGCATTTCAAATACACTTGTGTTGAGTTTAATGCTTCTGACTTTAGAAGCAAAGCTGCTATTGAAAAAATTGCCCTCATGGCAACTGGTGGACAGACTTTGGGCTCCACTGGAGTGAGCAATACGCTTATACTGCTTGATGAAGTAGATGGAATATCCAGCGGTGATAGAGGTGGTATTCCAGCCGTTCTTTCACTTATTGATTCTACAAAATGTCCCATCATTTGCGTTTGTAACGACAAATCATTTCAAAAGATGAGTGGACTTGTTAATAAATGCTATGACATAAAATTCAGCAGTCCTACAGAGGACCAATTCGCTGCGCGAGTACGACGGATTTGTACGATTGAGAAAATTGAAATTCCGGAGAAGCGACTCTCGGAATTGTATGAACAGTCAAATGGCGATTTAAGATATACCCTCAACTATATCCAATTTGGACACTCTGTGAACTTTGAGGGAGCCTCatttgtgcatgcaaagGATGAGAATTACGCACTGAATCCCTTTGAATCTTGCGGAAGAATTTTTAACGCCCAGAGCAAAACCTTTACGAAAAAACTCATGGAAATTAGTGaactcttcttttcagACTTTAACCTCATGCCACTAATGTTACAGGAGAATTACCTAAAGTACCTGGGAGGTATAAAGGGGGGGCTTCCACTCATGTCCAAATTGTCTGTCATTTACATTTACGCTGACATGGTTGACAAAAGCATAAAGACCAATCAAGTCTACTCGCTGCTGCCAGATTTGGCTTCGCTATCCGCCGTTATACCATCTCTGGAGATCGCCAAGGCGGAGGGGACCGCAAAGGAACGACTGGCATTTCCGCAATGGCTCGGAAAAAACTCAACAACTACGAAAAATCGCAGAATAATGAGCGAATTGGGGATGAATTTGGCGTCTATATCAACTGTGAATGGATCAAATCTCGTGGTTGACGGATATCTGGATCTCATTTACAAGGCTGTAATGTCTCACTTGGCAGATGACAACGTGGAACAAGCTGCAGATGCAATCACGTCCTATGGACTAACTAGAGAGCTCGTTGTTGAGGGCATTACCTCTCTGAGACTCAAGAGTCAGGACGACTTGTACGGAAAGGTTGAATCAAAGGTCAAGGCCAAGTTGACCAGAAAGATGAGTAATCAGGCAATTAAAGTGGCAAGAAGGGCAGAAGACGGCGAAGAGGATCCTATGCTCAAGACGAATGTtacaaagaagaagaagcGTTCCTAG
- a CDS encoding hypothetical protein (encoded by transcript BEWA_054230A), with translation MDISNPDITHMQIKLSKVYNLDYGTIHPLDGFVVTRVIDDGDQIWSSQDGEECTLVEHFMGDSASLLALRVENGLDVDFFSFEMDDVGWKSIDIGGFVERISSMLDGVSVESDDG, from the coding sequence ATGGATATTTCAAATCCAGATATAACCCATATGCAAATAAAATTGAGCAAGGTCTACAACCTGGACTATGGTACCATTCATCCACTGGATGGGTTTGTTGTGACAAGAGTAATAGACGATGGTGATCAAATTTGGAGCTCGCAAGACGGTGAGGAGTGTACACTTGTGGAGCATTTTATGGGCGACTCTGCTTCACTGCTGGCATTGCGGGTAGAAAACGGTTTAGACGTGGACTTTTTCAGTTTTGAGATGGACGATGTAGGCTGGAAGTCAATTGATATTGGAGGATTCGTGGAAAGAATCAGTAGCATGCTGGACGGAGTTTCCGTAGAATCTGACGATGGCTAA
- a CDS encoding signal peptide containing protein (encoded by transcript BEWA_054260A), which produces MKVFSILLTTCLLGLCHCKRSKFITDRPVIEVLDDYAEDEIVTSDLVEETETYESAGRTGKKQVWDMANGTVYEEYFTGLEKMHSTDVIGESLSEGNKETKPVEHLPAEVAKANTESVSSSELISLHVANLDPSICDSFYYTVDDVPTKFIVSKDVNVNRLLTGQNVIWKAPQGEKVVYTKLFLKNNKPKIVKIASANPKMELKYKIFCNKNGKWEDCLASFKGEMKKLKVPVERKGDFTISTGDTKDTDKCKIFDATILGMTSRFYFPKPGYVAKEIKDGAKSIWKATKADGMCTSFTMYLNIEPPLIILIHKDGNNLPVERFAKISGEWKKLSKEEFGKRLQSAKAKTGQQTP; this is translated from the coding sequence atgaaggtcttttccattcttctgaCCACCTGTCTACTGGGACTCTGCCATTGCAAGAGGTCCAAATTTATCACTGATAGACCAGTTATTGAAGTCTTAGATGACTACGCAGAGGATGAAATAGTGACCAGTGATCTTGTAGAGGAGACAGAGACATACGAATCTGCTGGAAGGACTGGAAAGAAACAGGTATGGGACATGGCCAACGGAACTGTCTACGAAGAGTATTTTACGGGATTGGAAAAGATGCACAGTACAGACGTTATAGGAGAATCCTTGAGTGAGGGCAACAAGGAGACAAAACCAGTTGAACATCTTCCTGCCGAGGTAGCTAAGGCTAATACTGAGAGCGTTTCATCTTCCGAGCTAATCTCTTTGCATGTCGCCAATCTGGACCCGTCCATTTGCGATTCATTTTACTATACAGTAGACGATGTTCCCACAAAGTTCATAGTTTCCAAGGATGTAAACGTGAATAGACTTTTAACTGGCCAGAATGTCATCTGGAAAGCTCCACAAGGCGAGAAAGTTGTCTACACTAAACTCTTTCTAAAGAACAACAAACccaaaattgtaaaaattgCATCAGCCAACCCCAAGATGGAGTTGAAGtataaaattttttgtAACAAGAATGGCAAGTGGGAAGACTGTTTAGCAAGTTTTAAAGGGGAGATGAAAAAGCTCAAGGTTCCTGTGGAGAGGAAGGGAGACTTTACCATCAGCACAGGGGACACGAAAGATACCGACAAGTGCAAGATATTTGATGCCACAATACTAGGCATGACATCACGTTTTTACTTTCCTAAGCCAGGTTATGTCGCCAAAGAGATAAAGGACGGTGCAAAGTCGATATGGAAAGCCACAAAGGCCGACGGAATGTGCACCTCATTCACCATGTACTTGAATATTGAACCGCCGCTCATTATTCTAATTCATAAAGATGGCAACAACCTCCCTGTTGAGCGTTTTGCGAAGATAAGTGGAGAGTGGAAGAAACTCAGTAAGGAAGAATTTGGTAAAAGGCTACAGAGTGCCAAAGCCAAAACTGGGCAGCAAACACCCTAG
- a CDS encoding hypothetical protein (encoded by transcript BEWA_054250A), translating to MFSRIVAISRPVGLSGKLCKHANSVQFVRAFTGARREGATDYSSGSKHEDKTGKDDDPIHNQYKASQNLWDTLVPERNWSLFSPQFWILFVATCSLYVYNRMHEKEDSVDLIEKEREAHRKAVGGH from the coding sequence ATGTTTTCCAGAATTGTTGCAATTTCAAGGCCAGTTGGTCTCTCCGGGAAACTCTGCAAGCACGCAAACAGTGTGCAGTTTGTCAGAGCTTTCACTGGAGCCCGTAGAGAGGGAGCCACGGATTATTCTAGTGGTTCAAAACATGAGGATAAAACTGGAAAAGATGACGATCCTATACATAATCAGTACAAGGCCTCTCAAAATCTCTGGGATACATTGGTACCAGAGAGGAATTGGTCCCTTTTCAGTCCACAATTTTGGATCCTCTTTGTAGCGACATGCTCGCTCTATGTCTATAATAGAATGcatgaaaaggaagattcGGTAGATCTCATAGAAAAGGAAAGGGAAGCTCACAGGAAAGCTGTGGGCGGACACTAG